One window from the genome of Variovorax sp. PAMC26660 encodes:
- a CDS encoding ABC transporter substrate-binding protein, with product MLAAAPSFAADMKSVAVTAIVEHPALDAVRDGVKAELKAAGYEEGKNLKFSYQSAQGNVGTAAQIARKYIGDAPDVIVAIATPSAQAVVAATKTIPVVYSAITDPVAAKLVKNWDATGTNVTGVSDLSPLEKHVALIKQVVPNAKRIGVIYSPGEANSVAIVAALKKAAADAGMTVVEAAAARTVDVPTAAQSLVGKADVIYTPTDNNVVSAFEGIVKVAQQAKLPVVAADTATVERGAVAALGLNYSDIGRQTGKIVVRILKGEKPGTIASQTSTNFELVVNPGAAKLQGVTLSDALLKTAKVVSTK from the coding sequence ATGCTGGCCGCCGCGCCGTCCTTCGCGGCCGACATGAAGTCGGTGGCCGTGACCGCCATCGTCGAACACCCGGCCCTGGATGCCGTGCGCGATGGCGTGAAGGCGGAGCTGAAGGCCGCCGGCTACGAAGAAGGCAAGAACCTCAAGTTCAGCTACCAGAGCGCACAGGGCAACGTGGGCACCGCCGCCCAGATCGCCCGCAAGTACATCGGCGATGCACCCGACGTGATCGTCGCCATCGCCACGCCGTCGGCGCAGGCCGTGGTGGCCGCCACCAAGACCATTCCGGTCGTGTACTCGGCCATCACCGACCCGGTCGCCGCCAAGCTGGTGAAGAACTGGGACGCCACCGGCACCAACGTGACCGGCGTGTCGGACCTGTCGCCGCTCGAAAAGCACGTTGCGCTGATCAAGCAGGTGGTGCCGAACGCCAAGCGCATCGGCGTGATCTACAGCCCCGGTGAAGCCAACTCGGTGGCCATCGTCGCCGCGCTGAAGAAGGCCGCCGCCGACGCCGGCATGACCGTGGTCGAAGCCGCCGCCGCGCGCACCGTGGACGTGCCGACCGCCGCGCAAAGCCTGGTGGGCAAGGCCGACGTGATCTACACGCCGACCGACAACAACGTGGTCTCGGCCTTCGAGGGCATCGTGAAGGTGGCGCAACAGGCCAAGCTGCCGGTGGTGGCCGCCGACACCGCCACCGTCGAGCGCGGCGCCGTGGCTGCCCTGGGCCTGAACTACAGCGACATCGGCCGCCAGACCGGCAAGATCGTGGTGCGCATCCTCAAGGGCGAGAAGCCCGGCACCATCGCCTCGCAGACCAGCACCAACTTCGAGCTGGTGGTGAACCCCGGCGCGGCCAAGCTGCAGGGCGTGACGCTGTCCGATGCGCTGCTGAAGACGGCGAAGGTCGTGAGCACCAAGTAA